In one window of Campylobacter hepaticus DNA:
- the tsf gene encoding translation elongation factor Ts, whose product MAEITAAMVKELRESTGAGMMDCKNALSETNGDFDKAVQLLREKGLGKAAKKADRLAAEGLISVKISDDFTSATVSEINSETDFVAKNDQFIALTKDTTLHIQDNNLQSVEELYSSTINGVKFEEYLKSQIATIGENLVVRRFATLKAGVHGVVNGYIHTNGRVGVVIAAACDNEEVALKLRGFLKQICMHIAAMKPSYLSYEDLDMLFIENEYKALVAEFEKENEERRRLKDPNKPELKIPQFASRKQLSDAILKKVEEEIKEELKAQGKPEKIWANIIPGKINSFIADNSQLDSKLTLMGQFYVLDDKKTIEQVLAEKEKEFGGKIKIIEFIRFEVGEGLEKKVEDFAAEVAAQL is encoded by the coding sequence ATGGCTGAAATTACTGCTGCTATGGTAAAAGAACTCCGCGAAAGTACGGGAGCGGGGATGATGGATTGTAAAAATGCTTTAAGCGAAACAAATGGAGATTTTGATAAAGCAGTTCAGCTTTTAAGAGAAAAAGGTTTAGGTAAAGCCGCTAAGAAAGCAGATAGACTTGCAGCTGAAGGTTTAATTAGTGTAAAAATAAGTGATGATTTTACAAGTGCAACTGTAAGTGAAATTAATTCTGAAACAGATTTTGTAGCTAAAAATGATCAATTTATTGCTTTAACAAAAGATACAACACTTCATATTCAAGATAATAATTTACAAAGTGTAGAAGAGCTTTATTCAAGTACTATTAATGGGGTAAAATTTGAAGAATATTTAAAAAGTCAAATTGCTACTATAGGTGAAAATTTAGTTGTAAGAAGATTTGCTACTTTAAAAGCAGGTGTTCATGGTGTTGTTAATGGTTACATTCATACTAATGGGCGTGTAGGTGTTGTGATTGCTGCAGCTTGTGATAATGAAGAAGTTGCTTTAAAATTAAGAGGTTTTTTAAAACAAATTTGTATGCATATTGCAGCGATGAAGCCAAGTTATTTAAGTTATGAAGATTTAGATATGCTTTTTATAGAAAATGAGTATAAGGCTTTGGTTGCAGAGTTTGAAAAGGAAAATGAAGAAAGACGTAGACTCAAAGATCCTAATAAACCTGAACTTAAAATTCCTCAATTTGCAAGTCGTAAACAACTTAGTGATGCGATTTTAAAAAAGGTTGAAGAAGAAATTAAAGAAGAACTTAAGGCTCAAGGTAAACCTGAAAAAATTTGGGCTAATATTATTCCAGGTAAAATAAATAGCTTTATTGCAGATAATTCTCAACTTGATAGCAAGCTTACTTTAATGGGTCAATTTTATGTTTTAGATGATAAAAAAACTATAGAGCAAGTACTTGCTGAAAAAGAAAAAGAATTTGGCGGAAAAATTAAAATTATTGAATTTATCCGTTTTGAAGTCGGTGAAGGTTTAGAAAAAAAGGTTGAAGATTTTGCGGCTGAAGTTGCTGCCCAGCTTTAA
- a CDS encoding ABC transporter ATP-binding protein: MELLRAENIGHSFDYPLFNNLNLILKAKDCIAIQGTSGCGKSTLLHILSSLLNPRKGEVFFKNHNLYKMDENKRIKIRRYDFGIIFQAHYLFKGFSTFENIELASVLSGENLDEKILKRLGIDKLLDYNIGQLSGGQQQRVSIARVLCKKPKIIFADEATGNLDFENAQNVIELLISYVKENNAALFFVTHDVKLASFCDKIYTVNTNGIC, encoded by the coding sequence ATGGAACTTTTAAGAGCGGAAAATATTGGTCATAGTTTTGATTATCCGCTCTTTAATAATTTAAATTTAATTTTAAAAGCAAAAGATTGTATTGCCATACAAGGTACTAGCGGTTGTGGAAAATCTACCCTTTTGCATATACTTTCCTCTTTATTAAATCCTAGAAAGGGTGAAGTTTTTTTTAAAAATCATAATCTTTACAAAATGGATGAAAACAAAAGAATTAAAATACGCCGTTATGATTTTGGTATTATTTTTCAAGCACATTATCTTTTTAAAGGTTTTTCTACTTTTGAAAATATTGAACTTGCTAGTGTTTTATCGGGTGAAAATTTAGATGAAAAAATTTTAAAAAGATTAGGTATTGATAAACTTTTAGATTATAATATAGGTCAATTAAGTGGAGGACAGCAGCAGCGTGTTAGTATTGCACGTGTGCTTTGCAAAAAACCAAAAATTATTTTTGCTGATGAAGCTACTGGAAATTTAGATTTTGAAAATGCTCAAAATGTGATAGAACTTTTAATTTCTTATGTTAAAGAAAATAATGCAGCTTTATTTTTCGTTACCCATGATGTTAAACTTGCAAGTTTTTGTGATAAAATTTATACTGTAAATACAAATGGAATTTGTTAA
- the fliR gene encoding flagellar biosynthetic protein FliR: MEFVNYLGDKNVITFMLLFARMSGLVVFFPFFSHNSIPIIIKTTIALFLTMYLYPFAKLESLHLDSFFVLQLISEVVFGMIAGFMLQIIFGIIMMAGEQIAFTMGYTIANVLDPNSGINMPIIAQILHLLALIFFLAFDGHHLILLFLSYSLGYITLGGFYLHENLMHYLNMGILNIFIIGFAMSFPILAISLLSDVIFGLLMKTMPQFNLLVIGYPIKIAIGFIVLIAILLVMMQYFKNLILEVLTHMQTLFFS, from the coding sequence ATGGAATTTGTTAATTATTTAGGGGATAAAAATGTTATCACTTTTATGTTGCTTTTTGCTAGGATGAGTGGTCTTGTAGTTTTTTTCCCTTTTTTTTCTCATAATTCAATTCCTATCATTATAAAAACTACTATAGCCCTTTTTTTAACTATGTATTTATATCCTTTTGCGAAGTTGGAATCTTTGCATTTAGATAGTTTTTTTGTTTTGCAATTGATTAGCGAAGTGGTTTTTGGAATGATAGCTGGATTTATGTTGCAAATTATTTTTGGTATTATTATGATGGCAGGTGAACAAATTGCTTTTACTATGGGTTATACTATAGCAAATGTATTAGATCCTAATTCAGGAATTAATATGCCTATTATAGCACAAATTTTACATTTACTTGCTCTTATATTTTTTCTAGCTTTTGATGGACATCATTTAATACTTTTATTTTTAAGTTATTCTTTAGGATATATTACTTTAGGTGGATTTTATTTGCATGAAAATTTAATGCATTATTTAAATATGGGTATATTAAATATTTTTATTATAGGTTTTGCTATGAGTTTTCCTATACTTGCGATTTCGCTTTTATCAGATGTAATTTTTGGACTTTTGATGAAAACTATGCCACAATTTAATCTTTTAGTGATTGGATATCCTATAAAAATTGCTATAGGTTTTATAGTTTTAATAGCTATTTTACTTGTGATGATGCAGTATTTTAAAAATTTAATTTTAGAAGTTTTAACCCATATGCAAACTCTTTTTTTCTCCTAA
- the gmk gene encoding guanylate kinase — MKGFILLISGPSGAGKSTLLKKLFDEFKEELYFSISSTTRKPREDEKNGIHYHFISYEEFQKDIDDGCFLEWAKVHGNFYGTSFKHTQNALNNGKIVIFDIDVQGFKIVKAKMQDNLVSVFVTTKSKDELKKRLIKRNTDTIIQLEKRLQNASNEMKELCEYDYLIINDKLEQSYEALRAILISHKCKIKGQNLEQIQNIWNKGG; from the coding sequence TTGAAAGGTTTTATTTTATTGATTTCAGGTCCTAGTGGGGCTGGAAAATCGACTCTTTTAAAAAAACTTTTTGATGAATTTAAAGAAGAGCTTTATTTTTCTATTTCTTCAACCACTCGAAAACCTAGAGAAGATGAAAAAAATGGCATACATTATCATTTTATTTCGTATGAAGAGTTTCAAAAAGATATAGATGATGGTTGTTTTTTAGAATGGGCAAAAGTACATGGAAATTTTTATGGTACTTCTTTTAAACATACTCAAAATGCTTTAAATAATGGAAAAATAGTTATTTTTGATATAGATGTGCAAGGCTTTAAGATTGTTAAAGCAAAAATGCAAGATAATCTTGTTTCTGTGTTTGTAACTACAAAAAGTAAAGATGAGTTAAAAAAAAGACTTATTAAGCGAAATACTGATACAATAATACAACTAGAAAAAAGATTACAAAATGCTAGTAATGAAATGAAAGAACTTTGTGAATATGATTATTTGATTATTAATGATAAGTTAGAGCAAAGTTATGAAGCATTACGAGCGATTTTAATCTCCCATAAATGCAAAATCAAGGGGCAAAATCTAGAACAAATTCAAAATATTTGGAATAAAGGAGGATAA
- a CDS encoding Sec-independent protein translocase subunit TatA/TatB, translating into MGGWSSPSHWLVILLIVVLLFGAKKIPELAKGLGKGIKTFKDEMNNDELAKNTQKIEEKQDLDKKSTDANLDEVKKV; encoded by the coding sequence ATGGGTGGTTGGTCAAGTCCTAGTCATTGGTTGGTGATTTTGTTGATTGTTGTATTACTTTTTGGAGCAAAAAAAATTCCAGAACTTGCAAAAGGTTTGGGTAAAGGTATTAAAACTTTTAAAGATGAAATGAATAATGATGAATTAGCAAAAAATACTCAAAAAATTGAGGAAAAACAAGATTTAGATAAGAAATCAACTGATGCTAATTTAGACGAAGTTAAAAAAGTTTAA
- the argS gene encoding arginine--tRNA ligase: MKSIIFNEIKKVLNYDFVLENPKDKNLAHFATPLAFSLAKELKKSPVLIADDLASQFKNHFCFEKVETLNGYLNFKISKTFLNELATKALKNPHNFAKGEKKQKSFLLEYVSANPTGPLHIGHARGAVFGDTLARLARHLGYKFDTEYYVNDAGNQIYLLGLSIFLAVKENILKEDVRYPQEYYKGEYILDLAKEAFDNFGKEFFNEENISTLSYWAKDKMLVLIKQNLEQAKIKIDTYASERSYYKDLNTTLNTLKKHKGIYEQEGKIWLASSQKGDEKDRVIIREDGRETYLAADIVYHKDKMSRSYDKCINIWGADHHGYISRMKAAMEFLGFNPSDLEIILAQMVSLLKDGEPYKMSKRSGNFILMSEVIDEIGSDALRYIFLSKKCDTHLEFDISDLKKEDSSNPVYYINYAHARIHQVFVRANKTISDVLNANLESLNQDGVNLLFEALNLTSVLNDAFEGRTLQKIPDYLKNLAANFHKFYNENKVIGSFNEDDLLKLFALIALSIKTALSLMGIEAKNKMEK, encoded by the coding sequence TTGAAGAGTATTATTTTTAATGAGATTAAGAAAGTTTTAAACTATGATTTTGTGCTTGAAAATCCTAAAGATAAAAATTTGGCACATTTTGCCACCCCTTTAGCTTTTTCATTAGCTAAAGAATTAAAAAAATCTCCCGTGCTTATTGCTGATGATTTAGCAAGTCAGTTTAAAAATCATTTTTGTTTTGAAAAAGTTGAAACTCTTAATGGATATTTAAATTTTAAAATTTCAAAAACTTTTTTAAATGAACTTGCTACTAAGGCTTTGAAAAATCCTCATAATTTTGCTAAAGGAGAGAAAAAGCAAAAAAGTTTTTTGCTTGAATATGTAAGCGCTAATCCCACAGGACCTTTGCATATAGGACATGCAAGAGGTGCTGTTTTTGGGGATACTTTAGCAAGACTTGCAAGGCACTTGGGTTATAAATTTGATACAGAATATTATGTTAATGATGCAGGTAATCAAATTTATTTATTAGGACTTTCTATTTTTTTAGCTGTAAAAGAAAATATTTTAAAAGAAGATGTTAGATATCCTCAAGAATACTATAAAGGTGAATATATTTTAGATTTGGCTAAGGAAGCTTTTGACAATTTTGGTAAAGAATTTTTTAATGAAGAAAATATTTCTACACTATCTTATTGGGCAAAAGATAAGATGCTTGTTTTAATTAAACAAAATTTAGAACAAGCAAAAATTAAAATTGATACTTATGCTAGCGAAAGGTCTTATTATAAAGATTTAAATACAACCTTAAATACTTTAAAAAAACATAAAGGTATTTATGAGCAAGAAGGAAAAATTTGGCTTGCTTCTTCGCAAAAAGGCGATGAAAAAGATCGCGTGATTATTCGTGAAGATGGACGTGAAACTTATTTGGCAGCAGATATTGTATATCATAAAGATAAAATGAGTCGTTCTTATGATAAGTGTATTAATATTTGGGGTGCGGACCATCATGGTTATATTTCTAGAATGAAAGCAGCAATGGAATTTTTGGGTTTTAATCCTAGTGATCTTGAAATTATTTTAGCGCAAATGGTTTCTTTGCTTAAAGACGGAGAACCTTATAAAATGAGTAAAAGATCTGGAAATTTTATTTTAATGAGTGAAGTTATTGATGAAATAGGAAGTGATGCTTTACGTTATATTTTTTTAAGTAAAAAATGTGATACGCATTTAGAATTTGATATAAGTGATTTAAAAAAAGAAGATAGTTCTAATCCTGTATATTATATCAATTATGCTCATGCTAGAATTCATCAAGTCTTTGTTAGAGCAAATAAAACAATAAGTGACGTTTTAAATGCTAATTTAGAAAGTTTAAATCAAGATGGAGTTAATTTACTTTTTGAAGCTTTAAATTTAACATCTGTTTTAAATGATGCTTTTGAAGGAAGAACTTTGCAGAAAATTCCTGATTATCTTAAGAATTTAGCTGCTAATTTTCATAAATTTTATAATGAAAATAAAGTCATAGGTTCTTTTAATGAAGATGATTTACTTAAACTTTTTGCTTTAATTGCTCTTAGTATTAAAACCGCGCTCTCATTAATGGGGATTGAGGCAAAAAATAAGATGGAAAAATAG
- a CDS encoding SMR family transporter, which produces MYILFIIASAFLDIIANLLLKKSHGFKYKIWGIAAIINAVLAFFLLSLSLKHIPLSIAYSTWGAIGIIGTCLGGWIFYQEKLNKIGILGIIIVIIAVFLLNY; this is translated from the coding sequence ATGTACATACTTTTCATAATAGCATCAGCATTTTTAGATATTATAGCTAATTTACTACTTAAAAAATCTCATGGTTTTAAATATAAAATTTGGGGTATAGCTGCTATTATTAATGCAGTATTAGCATTTTTCTTACTCTCTCTTTCTTTAAAACACATACCTTTAAGCATTGCTTATTCAACCTGGGGTGCGATAGGAATTATAGGAACTTGTTTAGGTGGATGGATTTTTTACCAAGAAAAATTAAATAAAATAGGCATTTTAGGCATCATTATAGTCATTATAGCAGTATTTTTACTTAATTATTAA
- a CDS encoding DMT family transporter: MHMAKKGLFIAWFFLILAIIFEVLGTSFLKIENQILGYFFMTLFIILSYFFMSKAIKTIQIGLAYAVWELLGIIFILLTSFIIFQEHINLIQTIGIFLSIIGIIMINSGEIKK, from the coding sequence GTGCATATGGCAAAAAAAGGACTCTTTATTGCTTGGTTTTTTTTAATTCTTGCTATAATATTTGAAGTTTTAGGAACTAGCTTTTTAAAAATAGAAAATCAAATTTTAGGCTATTTTTTTATGACTTTATTTATCATTTTATCTTATTTTTTTATGAGTAAAGCCATTAAAACAATTCAAATAGGGCTAGCTTATGCTGTATGGGAACTTTTAGGTATTATATTCATACTTCTTACTTCTTTTATTATTTTTCAAGAACATATTAATTTAATCCAAACCATAGGAATATTTCTTTCTATTATTGGAATTATAATGATAAATAGCGGAGAGATTAAAAAATAA
- a CDS encoding YebC/PmpR family DNA-binding transcriptional regulator — protein sequence MGRAFEYRRASKEARWDKMSKLFPKLAKAIQVASKEGGSDPDMNPKLRSAIATAKANNMPKDNIEAAIKRASGKDGIDIKNIYYEGKAPHGVLLMVECMTDNPTRTVANVKAIFSKNGGEVLQNGSLTFMFSKKAVFHLEKFTQDLEELELDLIDAGLEELEQNEEELVIIGDYTAFGELSCAIESKGLLLKKAGLEYLPNNPLRLNEDQLNDIEKLLDKLEEDDDVQAVYTNID from the coding sequence ATGGGACGAGCATTTGAGTATCGAAGGGCCTCTAAAGAAGCTAGATGGGATAAAATGAGTAAGCTTTTTCCTAAGCTTGCTAAAGCTATACAAGTAGCTTCTAAAGAAGGCGGGAGTGATCCTGATATGAATCCTAAATTAAGAAGTGCTATAGCTACTGCAAAAGCTAATAATATGCCAAAAGATAATATAGAAGCAGCTATAAAACGTGCTAGTGGTAAGGATGGTATAGATATTAAAAACATTTATTATGAAGGTAAAGCTCCACATGGAGTTTTACTTATGGTTGAGTGTATGACAGATAATCCTACTAGGACTGTAGCTAATGTAAAAGCTATTTTTAGCAAAAATGGTGGAGAAGTTTTGCAAAATGGATCTTTAACTTTTATGTTTTCTAAAAAGGCTGTTTTTCATCTTGAAAAATTTACGCAAGATTTAGAAGAATTAGAATTAGATTTGATTGATGCTGGACTTGAAGAATTGGAGCAAAATGAAGAAGAATTGGTAATTATTGGCGATTATACTGCTTTTGGAGAACTTAGTTGTGCTATAGAATCTAAAGGTTTATTGCTTAAAAAAGCAGGACTTGAATATTTGCCAAATAATCCTCTTAGATTAAATGAAGATCAGTTAAATGATATAGAAAAGCTTTTGGATAAATTAGAAGAAGATGATGATGTTCAAGCTGTTTATACTAATATAGATTAA
- a CDS encoding peptidylprolyl isomerase produces the protein MIKTIDTSKVNEYKFAFIKTQKGIMKLELFGDEAPQTVCNFVHLANEGFYKNLIFHRVIPNFVIQGGCPYGNGMGGPGYEIICECDDQKHKHQRGTLSMAHAGRDTGGSQFFICHSPQAHLDGVHTVFGQIDLKDDESLEVLDSILEGDKILDIEISNT, from the coding sequence ATGATAAAAACAATTGATACAAGTAAGGTAAATGAATACAAATTTGCTTTTATAAAAACTCAAAAAGGTATAATGAAATTAGAACTTTTTGGAGATGAAGCGCCTCAAACGGTTTGCAATTTTGTTCATTTGGCTAATGAAGGGTTTTATAAAAATTTAATTTTTCACCGTGTTATTCCAAATTTTGTTATACAAGGAGGTTGTCCTTATGGTAATGGTATGGGAGGACCTGGATATGAAATTATTTGCGAATGTGATGATCAAAAACATAAGCATCAAAGAGGAACTTTGTCAATGGCACATGCAGGACGTGATACAGGAGGTTCTCAATTTTTTATTTGTCATAGTCCACAAGCCCATTTAGATGGAGTGCATACTGTTTTTGGGCAAATTGATTTAAAAGATGATGAGAGTTTAGAAGTTTTAGATTCTATACTTGAGGGAGATAAAATTTTAGATATAGAAATTTCTAATACTTAG